The Arthrobacter burdickii genomic interval CCCCCACAGCGTCGTCGTCTCCGACGCCTCCGGCGGCACCCGGATCATCACCGCGGACTTCGTGGTCGGGGCCGACGGCGGATCATCAGTCGTCCGGCGCAGCCTGGGCATCCGCCTCGAGGGAGGCTCCGCCGCGCTGTCCAACATCAGCATCCTCTTCCGCTCGACGGGCCTCGCCTCGGCAGTCGCCCTCGACCCTGCCGTCCAGTACTGGGTGGTGGGCTCGGACACGGCCGGCATGGTGGGACCCCTGGACGGAACGGACACCTGGTGGGCCATCATCCAGGGTGTGGACGCCGACGTGGCGGTCAGCACCGAGGATGCCGGCGCACTGGTCCGCTCGCTGGTCGGCTCGGAGGTGGACGTCGACGTGCTGGCCACCGACCCCTGGACGGCCCGCATGCTGCTGGCTCCCGAGTACAGCCGCGGCAACACCTTCCTCGTGGGCGACGCCGCACACCTGAACCCGCCCTGGGGTGGTCACGGCTTCAACACCTGCATCGGTGATGCGGCCAACCTGGCCTGGAAACTCGCCGCCGCCATCAACGGCTGGGGCGGCCCCGAGCTCCTGGCCAGCTACGGGGAGGAACGCCGGCCGGTGGCCGCGCGCACCATCCGTGATGCCGCAACCAACGGCAGGGCGCTCGCGTACCACTTCGCCGACCCCGACCTGGCCACCGCCGGTCCCGCCGGGGACGCCGCGCGGCAGGCGGCCTACGAAGCACTCGCCGTGAAGCGGAGCGAGTTCGATTCCCTGGGCCTGGTGCTCGGCTACAGCTACGGCGATTCGCCCCTGGTCGTGCCGGACGGCCGACCCGTTCCGCCCGAGGACCCCATCCGCTATGTCCCCTCCGCCAGCCCCGGGGCGCTGCTCCCGCACACCTGGCTGGAGGACTCGACCTCCGTGTACGGCCGGTTGGGCTCGGGCT includes:
- a CDS encoding FAD-dependent monooxygenase; amino-acid sequence: MVALSTFPAGEIPEQAEVLISGGGPSGLFLALDLAARGIPSTVIEPRAVVDPTRPRAKTTNARTMTHLRRLGLADALRAASPLPVDYSQDVIFCTGLTGSVRELRRFRNAFQLVPGRYGPQPECGQQVPQPVLEETLRAAVAANPLVTFATGWSVVEVRGAQAPHSVVVSDASGGTRIITADFVVGADGGSSVVRRSLGIRLEGGSAALSNISILFRSTGLASAVALDPAVQYWVVGSDTAGMVGPLDGTDTWWAIIQGVDADVAVSTEDAGALVRSLVGSEVDVDVLATDPWTARMLLAPEYSRGNTFLVGDAAHLNPPWGGHGFNTCIGDAANLAWKLAAAINGWGGPELLASYGEERRPVAARTIRDAATNGRALAYHFADPDLATAGPAGDAARQAAYEALAVKRSEFDSLGLVLGYSYGDSPLVVPDGRPVPPEDPIRYVPSASPGALLPHTWLEDSTSVYGRLGSGFTLLADAGALGRSAAQVFAPVLDAARRQGIPVTVAAVGPSDDGRHHSDVWGAEAVLVRPDQHVAWRGSSAEAAAAALSVAAGWATTSIDESRSTRVDAVLP